In Prunus dulcis chromosome 1, ALMONDv2, whole genome shotgun sequence, the following are encoded in one genomic region:
- the LOC117616491 gene encoding cytochrome c oxidase subunit 6b-3 isoform X2 yields MAEIELKTAPVDFRFPTTNQTRHCFTRYIEFHRCVAAKGEEANECERFAKYYRSLCPGEWIERWAEQRENGSFPGPL; encoded by the exons ATGGCCGAG ATTGAGCTGAAAACAGCACCTGTTGATTTTCGATTCCCTACAACAAATCAAACTAGGCACTGTTTCACGCGTTACATTGAGTTTCATAG GTGTGTGGCAGCAAAGGGTGAAGAAGCTAATGAATGTGAGCGATTTGCCAAATATTACCGCTCTCTTTGCCCGGGTGAATGG ATTGAGAGGTGGGCCGAGCAGAGGGAGAATGGAAGTTTCCCAGGTCCTCTTTAA
- the LOC117616491 gene encoding cytochrome c oxidase subunit 6b-3 isoform X1, with the protein MNFSAMLSQIELKTAPVDFRFPTTNQTRHCFTRYIEFHRCVAAKGEEANECERFAKYYRSLCPGEWIERWAEQRENGSFPGPL; encoded by the exons ATGAACTTTTCTGCTATGCTATCTCAGATTGAGCTGAAAACAGCACCTGTTGATTTTCGATTCCCTACAACAAATCAAACTAGGCACTGTTTCACGCGTTACATTGAGTTTCATAG GTGTGTGGCAGCAAAGGGTGAAGAAGCTAATGAATGTGAGCGATTTGCCAAATATTACCGCTCTCTTTGCCCGGGTGAATGG ATTGAGAGGTGGGCCGAGCAGAGGGAGAATGGAAGTTTCCCAGGTCCTCTTTAA